A single Verrucomicrobiia bacterium DNA region contains:
- a CDS encoding prepilin-type N-terminal cleavage/methylation domain-containing protein: MKISRQLCSRRRPAQRAMTLPEVMVTSAIFTMAMAGFLAVHIFALRYDQTVKLKLQACNDARNVLDRVAADIRSAGVVRVGNGDNAHFTEAPFGQLQAGNALEIFPDKQNTNNFIRYYCDPDDEYLKRYRSGDAEIVLARSVTNAVVFTSENDQGQVLTNSLNNRVIGVTLHFYQDQSGRGSGGRGFLYNYYQISTRVTRRALE, from the coding sequence ATGAAAATCTCCCGTCAGCTCTGTTCCCGGCGGCGTCCAGCGCAACGCGCCATGACCCTGCCCGAAGTGATGGTCACCAGCGCCATTTTCACGATGGCGATGGCCGGCTTTCTCGCCGTGCACATCTTCGCCCTGCGCTACGACCAAACGGTGAAACTCAAGCTGCAGGCGTGCAATGACGCCCGCAATGTGCTGGACCGCGTGGCGGCGGACATCCGTTCGGCGGGTGTGGTGCGCGTCGGCAATGGCGACAACGCGCACTTCACGGAAGCGCCCTTCGGCCAGTTGCAGGCGGGCAATGCGCTGGAGATTTTTCCCGACAAGCAGAACACGAACAATTTCATCCGGTATTACTGCGATCCCGATGACGAGTATTTGAAACGCTACCGCAGCGGCGACGCGGAAATCGTCCTGGCCCGGTCCGTCACCAACGCCGTCGTGTTCACGTCCGAAAATGACCAGGGACAGGTGCTTACGAACAGCCTCAACAACCGCGTCATCGGCGTGACGCTGCACTTCTATCAGGACCAGTCCGGCCGGGGTTCGGGTGGCCGTGGTTTTCTTTACAACTACTACCAGATCAGCACGCGGGTGACCCGCCGCGCGCTCGAATAA
- a CDS encoding C4-type zinc ribbon domain-containing protein, with product MLEVIEKLLVLQDRDRRIRRVAVELAAVAPQRQALQDKAAGARAALERARQQAKEIETRRNQLELEIETKKGLISKYSQQQFQTRKNDEYQALTHEIEMCKEAITKIEDQEIELMEQAETTAKSVAAAEKVLKEAQAVVDAEVGQLDDREKNLQNELGELQSNRGELAAAVGEGALNRYERIMKTRGDNVIVGIEHGVCGGCHMKIPAQVIVHCRAQQELTTCTNCGRILYYTRDMILAGAE from the coding sequence ATGCTGGAAGTCATCGAAAAACTCCTCGTCCTCCAAGATCGGGATCGTCGGATTCGCCGGGTTGCGGTGGAACTGGCGGCCGTTGCCCCTCAACGCCAGGCCTTGCAAGACAAGGCCGCCGGCGCCCGTGCTGCACTCGAGCGCGCCCGCCAGCAGGCGAAGGAGATCGAAACCCGCCGGAACCAGCTGGAACTTGAGATTGAGACCAAAAAGGGACTCATCTCCAAATACAGCCAGCAGCAGTTCCAGACGCGCAAGAACGATGAGTATCAGGCGCTCACACACGAAATCGAAATGTGCAAGGAGGCCATCACCAAGATCGAAGACCAGGAAATCGAGTTGATGGAGCAGGCGGAAACGACGGCCAAATCCGTGGCCGCCGCTGAAAAGGTCTTGAAGGAAGCTCAGGCCGTGGTGGACGCGGAAGTTGGGCAGCTGGATGACCGCGAGAAGAATTTGCAGAATGAACTCGGCGAGCTGCAATCCAACCGCGGCGAACTCGCGGCGGCGGTGGGCGAGGGAGCGCTGAACCGTTACGAGCGCATCATGAAAACCCGGGGCGACAACGTGATTGTGGGCATCGAACACGGCGTTTGCGGCGGTTGCCACATGAAAATTCCGGCCCAGGTCATTGTGCACTGCCGCGCGCAGCAGGAGTTGACCACCTGCACGAATTGCGGCCGCATTCTTTACTACACACGGGACATGATTCTTGCGGGCGCCGAATAA
- a CDS encoding L,D-transpeptidase, translated as MARRRQYILPASTPRGSGCLYWVLTALLLAGLVWVWRQTGQRAAPRPPVKTSRPARSAVIKSNPPPLRAPAPSAPPVAQPVPVNSPAPPVVTRPSTVPPATNDLARAPQNTFEAQLALTWQGISAGSIDGVPGSQTRAALWAFQTREHLPVTGELDPATRSRLLLDRAPVVSYQVTSNDLARLQPVASTWLGKSQQSALDYETLLELVAEKFHARPAFVRALNPAVNWSNVVAGTELRVPNAAYPEPVAKAACLRISLAGKTLEAFDAATNLLAHFPCSIAQRVEKRPVGELHVIAIAPDPNYTFDPEVFPESPEARAIGHKLILPPGPNNPVGVAWISLDRPGYGIHGTPSPEQVGRTESHGCFRLANWNAAYLLKLVNIGTPVYVVP; from the coding sequence GTGGCGCGCCGACGGCAATATATCCTTCCCGCATCCACCCCGCGAGGCTCCGGCTGCCTTTACTGGGTGCTGACGGCGCTGCTCTTGGCGGGACTCGTCTGGGTGTGGCGCCAGACCGGCCAACGCGCCGCGCCACGTCCGCCGGTGAAAACATCACGACCCGCCCGATCTGCGGTCATCAAATCCAATCCGCCGCCGCTGCGCGCGCCCGCACCATCGGCTCCGCCGGTTGCTCAACCCGTGCCCGTCAATTCGCCGGCGCCCCCCGTCGTCACCCGGCCGTCAACGGTGCCGCCTGCCACCAACGACCTGGCGCGGGCGCCACAGAACACGTTCGAGGCGCAACTGGCGCTCACGTGGCAGGGCATCTCCGCCGGTTCCATTGACGGTGTGCCCGGTTCCCAGACGCGCGCGGCGCTGTGGGCTTTTCAGACGCGCGAGCATTTGCCGGTGACCGGAGAATTGGATCCCGCTACGCGCAGCCGGTTGCTGCTGGATCGTGCGCCCGTGGTGAGTTATCAGGTCACCAGCAACGATCTCGCCCGGCTTCAGCCCGTGGCGTCGACGTGGCTGGGCAAGTCTCAGCAATCAGCGCTCGATTATGAAACGCTCCTCGAACTGGTGGCGGAGAAATTTCACGCGCGTCCGGCGTTCGTTCGCGCGCTGAATCCGGCCGTCAACTGGTCCAACGTGGTGGCGGGCACCGAGCTGCGCGTGCCCAACGCCGCCTATCCCGAACCGGTCGCCAAGGCGGCCTGCCTGCGCATTTCGTTGGCGGGCAAAACGCTCGAGGCGTTTGACGCTGCCACGAACCTGCTCGCACATTTCCCGTGCAGCATCGCACAGCGCGTCGAGAAGCGGCCGGTGGGTGAACTGCACGTGATCGCGATTGCACCGGACCCGAATTACACGTTCGACCCCGAGGTGTTTCCTGAGTCGCCCGAAGCACGGGCCATTGGGCACAAGCTCATCCTCCCGCCCGGCCCGAACAATCCCGTCGGCGTCGCGTGGATCAGTCTTGACCGTCCGGGCTACGGCATTCACGGCACGCCCAGTCCGGAGCAGGTCGGTCGCACGGAATCGCACGGGTGCTTCCGGCTGGCCAACTGGAACGCGGCCTACCTGCTCAAGCTGGTGAACATCGGCACGCCCGTTTATGTCGTCCCATGA
- a CDS encoding YaeQ family protein: MSSRFAFHVESPAGRQRLPERVFIGRKETETTRHVLLKFLGFALFYRDRLQIEAELHDDNIPFTPDLVQLDYTLRPALWVECGEVSVAKLDKLAVKAPDAELWVLKRSPAEAGALLREMAKHELRRHRYHIVAFDPEMFDEALASLRPRNEVFWLRGDFQPPALQFDFNGLWFDGEFSVLEF, encoded by the coding sequence ATGAGTTCCCGCTTTGCCTTTCACGTCGAGAGCCCGGCCGGCCGCCAACGCCTGCCGGAACGGGTGTTTATCGGCCGGAAGGAAACCGAGACCACGCGGCATGTGCTGCTGAAGTTTCTCGGCTTCGCGCTGTTTTATCGCGACCGGCTGCAGATCGAGGCGGAATTGCACGATGACAACATCCCGTTTACACCTGACCTGGTGCAGCTCGACTACACGCTGCGGCCGGCCTTGTGGGTGGAGTGCGGCGAGGTCAGCGTGGCCAAGCTCGACAAGCTCGCCGTGAAGGCGCCCGACGCCGAACTCTGGGTGCTCAAGCGTTCGCCGGCGGAAGCCGGAGCGCTCCTGCGCGAAATGGCAAAGCACGAGCTCCGCCGGCACCGCTATCACATCGTGGCCTTCGACCCGGAGATGTTCGATGAAGCACTGGCCAGCCTGCGTCCGCGCAACGAAGTCTTCTGGCTGCGCGGCGATTTCCAGCCGCCGGCGCTCCAGTTCGATTTCAACGGCCTGTGGTTCGATGGCGAGTTCAGCGTGCTGGAGTTTTGA
- a CDS encoding MFS transporter — MSESLTTPRLPHGIQNAFLFSAFNALSFQVVLGSPMVLYAKGLGARATVLGIIAGMMPLLVVFQIPAANYINRIGYKRFVLGGWGTRVMFIFAIALVPLGDRMLGANNQLAVLLVLLFCFNLSRGISSCAWLPWITGLIPADVRGHYLARDQGMLNFASFITFLISALLLGDTPGPWRFAALFAFSAISGAISLIFLKRIPDVPVPEETVKSTTRVPWLAMLRHPPFWKLIRAVVAWSIAYGGMTAFTVAFLKGKADLPDDKILMITSVSFLGGLSSLWFLGARLDHLGSKPVMTFALAAWLAVMGGWLALAGGALATALLPVLTLEFLMGLLAALMTMATNRLAMAVIPVMGRNHFFALYSVLGSVTLGLAPIGWGVLIDAVGSRHPQWLGLDWNRYTVFFAAVAAAFGVTLALARRLQEPAAASMEALLKDLFAQSRRFFLLRFWPRS; from the coding sequence GTGAGCGAGTCGTTGACAACGCCCCGTCTGCCGCACGGAATTCAGAATGCCTTTCTGTTTTCTGCGTTCAATGCGCTGTCCTTTCAAGTCGTGTTGGGTAGTCCGATGGTGCTTTACGCGAAAGGTCTCGGCGCCCGGGCCACCGTGCTCGGCATCATCGCGGGCATGATGCCGCTGCTGGTGGTTTTTCAAATCCCGGCGGCCAACTACATCAATCGCATCGGCTACAAGCGCTTCGTGCTGGGCGGCTGGGGCACGCGGGTGATGTTCATCTTTGCCATCGCGCTGGTGCCGCTCGGCGACCGGATGCTGGGCGCCAACAACCAGCTCGCCGTGCTGCTCGTGCTGCTGTTCTGCTTCAACCTGTCCCGCGGCATTTCCAGCTGCGCATGGCTGCCGTGGATCACGGGCCTCATCCCCGCCGACGTGCGCGGGCATTATCTCGCCCGCGACCAGGGCATGCTGAATTTCGCGAGCTTCATCACGTTTCTCATCAGCGCACTGCTGCTCGGCGACACGCCCGGGCCGTGGCGCTTCGCGGCGTTGTTCGCCTTCAGCGCCATCAGCGGCGCGATCAGCCTGATTTTCTTGAAGCGCATTCCGGATGTGCCGGTGCCCGAGGAAACCGTCAAATCCACCACGCGCGTGCCGTGGCTGGCGATGCTCCGGCATCCGCCGTTCTGGAAGCTGATCCGCGCCGTGGTGGCGTGGAGCATTGCCTACGGCGGCATGACCGCATTCACCGTGGCGTTCCTCAAGGGAAAAGCCGACCTGCCAGACGACAAAATCCTGATGATCACGTCGGTTTCATTTCTCGGCGGTTTGAGCAGTTTGTGGTTTCTGGGCGCCCGGCTCGATCACCTGGGCAGCAAGCCGGTGATGACTTTTGCGCTCGCGGCGTGGCTCGCGGTGATGGGCGGCTGGCTGGCGCTGGCGGGCGGCGCGCTCGCCACGGCGCTGCTGCCCGTGCTGACACTTGAATTCCTGATGGGCCTGCTGGCGGCGCTGATGACGATGGCGACGAACCGGCTGGCGATGGCGGTCATTCCGGTGATGGGCCGGAACCATTTCTTCGCGCTCTACTCGGTGCTCGGCAGCGTGACGCTGGGGCTGGCGCCGATTGGCTGGGGCGTGCTGATTGACGCCGTCGGCTCGCGACATCCGCAATGGCTCGGGCTGGATTGGAATCGCTACACGGTGTTCTTCGCCGCCGTGGCGGCGGCGTTTGGCGTGACGCTGGCGCTGGCGCGTCGCCTGCAGGAACCTGCGGCGGCGAGCATGGAGGCGTTGCTGAAGGATCTGTTCGCGCAGTCGCGGCGCTTCTTCCTGCTGCGCTTCTGGCCGCGGAGCTGA
- a CDS encoding endonuclease/exonuclease/phosphatase family protein — MIPRISNRLLRAGLLALTLSLVNGAGRAESGEPEPGDTLTVMTYNLRFASATPPNAWPQRRPLMREVITQISPDVFGTQEGLYGQLQDLATDLQDYNWIGVGRDDGRRKGEFMAIFYRRARLESLSTNYFWLSDTPEVPGSTTWGNENRRMVTAVKFRDLRTRRIFCFWDTHFDHQVQLAREKSAALVRKRISALPSSVPLLLVGDFNAVAGQNRAYHALVDDGFLVDTWKLAKQRGGEDVDTFNGFKDIVREGHRIDWILARGEVVVDREEIVTFSKEGQFPSDHFPLVAKLRFAAEK; from the coding sequence ATGATCCCACGCATTTCCAACCGCCTCCTGCGGGCCGGGCTGCTCGCGTTGACGCTGTCGCTGGTAAACGGCGCCGGTCGGGCCGAATCAGGCGAACCTGAACCGGGCGATACGCTGACGGTCATGACCTACAATCTCCGTTTTGCCAGTGCCACGCCGCCGAACGCCTGGCCGCAGCGCCGGCCCCTCATGCGCGAAGTCATAACGCAGATTTCGCCGGATGTCTTCGGCACGCAGGAGGGGCTTTACGGGCAGTTGCAGGATCTCGCCACCGACCTGCAGGATTACAACTGGATCGGCGTTGGACGCGATGATGGCCGCCGGAAGGGCGAGTTCATGGCGATCTTTTACCGGCGGGCGCGGCTCGAATCGCTGAGCACGAATTATTTCTGGCTCTCAGACACGCCCGAGGTGCCTGGTTCGACGACTTGGGGCAACGAGAACCGCCGAATGGTCACGGCGGTGAAATTCAGGGATCTCCGGACGCGCCGGATCTTTTGTTTCTGGGACACGCATTTCGATCACCAGGTCCAACTCGCCCGCGAGAAGAGCGCCGCCTTGGTCCGCAAACGCATCTCGGCGTTGCCCTCGTCTGTGCCGCTGCTGCTCGTCGGCGATTTCAACGCGGTGGCCGGACAGAACCGGGCGTATCATGCGCTCGTGGACGACGGTTTTCTCGTGGATACCTGGAAGCTGGCGAAACAACGTGGGGGCGAAGACGTGGACACGTTCAACGGCTTCAAGGACATCGTTCGCGAAGGGCACCGCATTGACTGGATTCTTGCCCGCGGGGAGGTCGTTGTGGACCGCGAGGAAATCGTCACGTTTTCCAAGGAAGGCCAGTTTCCGAGTGACCATTTCCCGCTGGTGGCGAAACTGCGATTCGCGGCAGAAAAATAA